The genomic region ccaacttcctaaccaagtccgtacttttcccccgattccatgggcttctatcttagctaacagtctcttatgtaggactttatcaaatgccttctggaagtccatataaataacatccatcgacattctcctgtccactactttagtcacctcttcaaaaaattaaatcaggtttgtcaggcacgacctacctttcacaaatccatgctggctctctctgatcatgggcctctcccccctctgcttgccggggaccgtccccaagggtccctggctgcggccacctgctgctggtgttccctcccacccaccagcCAGTCTGACCATTTGGCTGACTGCGGGCGAGAGATGGACCGACAAAATGTTCATGATGTCCTGCTGTTaagatcggcaggacctccgtgtcCCCGACCTTGCCAGATTCATCGGTTGTTTACGGCCTCACCTGTACTTTCACTGCCTTCCCATAAATATCAGGGATAACGtctttccttattcttccttccaaaatgtatcaccttacatttctttgcattaaatttaatctaacATCTAGCTGACCAATCTGCCAACCTGTTTTTATCCTCCTTAAGTCACTTACAATGCTCACCTTTAACCACTCTccttatttttgtgtcatctgcaaatcttgATACTGTGCCCCTATACTCAAGATTGTCACTGAGAAGTGCAATGGTCCCAACATTAACACTTcaaggacatgatgtggagatgccggtgatggactggggtggacaaatgtaaggaatcttacaacaccaggtgatagtccaacaattttattttaaaatcacaagctttcggagattatctccttcgtcagatgagtgagtgaaaggttctcaaatcgcatatcttatattaggctgggacaccatcacaccaatcaaaggtatcgttggtgttcagacaggttagccacggaaaacagtacatcccagtatgctgaatacacattgtgtcaaattacacagacagagagaaagagacccgaaaggcagagagagagagaatattaaaaacagataactttttttcccccttgctggtggggttacgtgtagcatgacatgaacccaagatcccggttgaggccgtcctcatgggtgcggaacttggctatcaatttctgctcgacgattttgcgttgtcgtgtgtctcgaaggccaccttggagaacgcttacccgaagatcggtggctgaatgtccatgactgctaaagtgttccccgactgggagggaaccctcctgtgtggtgattgttgcgcggtgtccgttcatccgttgtcgcagtgtctgaatGGTcatgccaatgtaccatgctccggggcatcctttcctgcaacgtatgaggtagacaacgttggccgagtcacaggagtatgaactatgtacctggtgggtggtgtcctctcgtgtgatggtggtatccgtgtcgatgatctggcatgtcttgcagaggttgccgtggcagggttgtgtggtgtcgtggacgctgttctcctgaaagctgggtaatttgctgcgaacgatggtctgtttgaggttgggtggctgtttgaaggcgagtagtggaggcgtggggatggccttagcgaggtgtccgtcgtcatcgatgacatgttgaaggctgcggagaacatagcgtagtttctctgctccggggaagtactgaacgacgaagggtactctgttagttgcgtcccgtgcttgtcttctgaggaggtctatgcgattcttcactgtggcccgtcggaactgtcgatcgacaagtcgagcgtcatatcccgttcttactagggcgtctttcagcgtctgtaggtgtccatcgcgttcctcctcgtctgagcagatcctgtgtattcgtagggcctgtccataggggatggcctctttgacgtggttagggtggaagctggaaaagtggagcatcgtgaggttgtccgtgggcttgcggtagagtgaggtgctgaggtgcccgtctttgatggagattcgtgtgtccaagaaagaaaccgattctgaggagtagtccatggtgagtttgatggtgggatggaacttgttgatgttatcgtgtagtctcttcagtgattctttgccCTGGGTCcgtaggaagaaaatgtcatcgatgtatctggtgtatagtgttggttggaggtcctgtgcagtgaagaagtcgtgctcgaacttgtgcatgaaaatgttggcgtattggggtgcgaatttggtccccatgggtgttccgtgtgtttgggtaaagaactggttgtcgaaggtgaagacattgtgatccaggatgaagcggatgagttgtaggatggcgtctggagattggctgttgttggtgttgagtactgaggctgttgcagcgatgccgtcatcgtgggggatgctagtgtagagtgccaagacgtccaacgtggtgagaagtgttcctggttcaactgatccgtgggtgctgagtttttgtaggaagtctgtagtgtcgcgacagaagctgggggttccctgtacgatgggtttcaggatgccctcgacgtatccagagaggttctcacacagggttccgttgcctgatacgataggacgtccgggtgtgttggctttgtgtatctttgggaggcagtagaagtctcccacgcggggagtacgtgggatgagagcacgtaggatgctttgaaggtctggatcgaaggtcttgatcagtttgttgagctggtgggtgtgttctttgtttCTTCAAGGACAACACTGTTTACATTGCTCCAGtctaaaaacatccattaaccataatctctgttttctgtcctttaaccaacttcCTGTCCTTGCTGCCACACTTCTTTTAATTCCattgccatgattttatcaacaaACCTCccatgtgacaccttatcaaatgccttttgaaaatccatatcccTGTTTTTCCTTTATTAATAAACTTTGTTATTTCCTTAATGAAGTTTATTAAATTTGTTAGATGACACGTAACTTTAGTCAGTTTTGAACTAGTTTGCATATACTTTAAACAATATTACTTGCTTTTAATAAATTTTGAAGTAATAGCGCACAGCTTCTTGCATCTTTCACCTAATTGATCAATCAAAGGAATAAAAACCTTATCGAGTCAGTGGAAGCTAATTTATGGCTTTtcttgaatatttaccaaaggtCAAAACCTGGTCAATGCATGATCTATCACCCTCAATCTACATTGGAGTTCCTGCAGCTGCTGGCGAATTCCTGTTTGACGTTTTCAAGGACGGCTATTAAAATGACTCGGCACAGGCAGTTAAGTTGTTGCCCTCCAGACATTGCAAAGTAGTATACATGCTGCTTGTGGTGGCTGTACTAATTCTCAGCTGATCTTTGAGCTGTTACATGCAAGATACCAAGGTGCATCATTAGAATTGTGCCCTACAGCTTGTGTGCAATGAAAGTGTGGAGAAACAGAAAAAGGTTATCTCCATGCTTTACATGCTATCTCACTGAGGGTGCAGCAGCTCAACATGATTCATGCCATCCCTCTGTAGCCAAATAGTAATCATTTATTCAAGAAATGTATACACTTACCTTGGCCCTTCTCCTGATgtcattgaacttcatctgcatTTGCTTTGGGATCTGACAAACCTAGGACACTGCATTGACTTGATCCATAACTTTTTCCCATGCAGTTTGGACTTGTGATTTAACAGGAGGGTGATTTTCTGCTCTAAAGAGGGCCACCCTCCTTTGCTGCATCTTTTGCAGCATGCCCTCTGGTGACTCTGCTGAAAAGGAAGGAGTGTCCCCCCCTACTATCATCACATGAGTTTTGAAAACAAACAATTTCAGTATTTCCTCACAGCTATGACTCTGCATCTGCAGCCAGATTAATACAAATAACAGCCCACTCTTTTTTAAATGCAAGCAGCAGTCCTTTAAGAGTTGCTGCCTAACCAGATTTTGCAATTTCCAACCATTACTTGCCTGTCTCCCCATGCATCTTTTCCATGTGCAGGGAACGTATGGAAATTATGGGAAGGGGTGTACCTTGCAAAATTCAGCAAGACCAGCCCTCCCCACTACCAACACAGGCATgctatgatatatattaatgacttggacttgggtatacagggtataatttcaaagtttgcagatgacatgaaaaatcagaaatgtagtaaacaatgtgaaggatagtacagacttcaggaggacatagacagactggtgaaatgggcaga from Heptranchias perlo isolate sHepPer1 chromosome 7, sHepPer1.hap1, whole genome shotgun sequence harbors:
- the LOC137323288 gene encoding uncharacterized protein — translated: MGTKFAPQYANIFMHKFEHDFFTAQDLQPTLYTRYIDDIFFLRTQGKESLKRLHDNINKFHPTIKLTMDYSSESVSFLDTRISIKDGHLSTSLYRKPTDNLTMLHFSSFHPNHVKEAIPYGQALRIHRICSDEEERDGHLQTLKDALVRTGYDARLVDRQFRRATVKNRIDLLRRQARDATNRVPFVVQYFPGAEKLRYVLRSLQHVIDDDGHLAKAIPTPPLLAFKQPPNLKQTIVRSKLPSFQENSVHDTTQPCHGNLCKTCQIIDTDTTITREDTTHQVHSSYSCDSANVVYLIRCRKGCPGAWYIGMTIQTLRQRMNGHRATITTQEGSLPVGEHFSSHGHSATDLRVSVLQGGLRDTRQRKIVEQKLIAKFRTHEDGLNRDLGFMSCYT